ataagcACAAAGTAGGTCCAAAAGATTATGCTGTGACTCTGAACTAGATTTTCAAAGCAGAAGGCATCTAAACATAATTCCTGTGAATATTTCTTATACTATGAAAGTAAATCTCAAAGCAGATATAGCCTTGCTCAGTCAAAGATAAATACTCAGATGAACTAGAAGTTCCATTTGCAAAAGTGCACCAGCTAACCAAATCTGCTCTGGTCCTGCTAAGCATGGTCCAGAATTGGCCATCACTCATGcctattcattcactcactgtgCTATCAACAGTCATATAGAACAACcgattttttaaaaccaaattctTTATACAGTGGACTATAGAAACAACAATCCTAAATATACTATCTTTTAAAACTCCAGAGAGTAATGTaacttcattgtttttaaatactgaaaatgtAAAGGGTCCATACAAATTAAGAATTGTATTAAGCATATACTTTTTACTTTAATGTTCACTTGATGTGTGCTCTTAAAATCTCTATGAAAAGCAGGTATTTTCCCCATGTCTTTTGGCAATAGATTCAAAAGCAAAAGTAGCAGTGCTGTTGAATTCCATGGAACTTTTCTTAAAGCTAAATTATTCAATATCTGTATTGTTATTGCACTCATAATCTGCCCGGAATACATCTACAGTAACTCAGCAACAGTGAATGCAAAAAAAGTAAGGTAAGTGggtctacaaagcatttaatttctttattagaTAAGAAAGTTTCATAAAGGAAAGGCAAGTAACTGCAATTCAAATATGATTATATATGCTTAATAATTATTTAACCTTATATAAAATGAAGTCTAACTCTCACTACTACAAATCTGTAATGATCAGAAAAAGATTTACAGTACACAATGCCTTGACTATTGTTGCATTCCACTCTTGAAGTCACTCTGAGTTAAAACAGCAATTTTtccaagatttaaagaaaaatatattttataaaagggaTTCTTTTTAATCACTGAatacatcatttttattactaAGACAGAAACAACttatatttttttccctccactaTAATTCACTCTGATGAAAgaaagatctctctctcttttaacttCTAACAAAAGCTACTTTCAAGACTAAAGGAATTATCAGTAGGCATTCTTTCTTTGTGATTTAAGTTATTTATCTCTAAAATATGTCAAGTAAGCTTTTAAAGATTCAGGGAGGGGGAGCTTCATGATTTTTTCTCTCAGTAAATTCTGAGGTGGCTCCTCTGGCTTCATGGCTTCACtgtgatctttctcttcctcttctttgttatcttcttccattttttcatcCTCTTCACTGTCTAGAGGCTGAGGAATAAGCTGATTACCAACAAATACATAAGTGTTAATTCTCTGTTTaactctctttcttttccttttgggtgGAGCCCTCTGAGGAATCCCCTTGGCTTGCATCTCATCATTTATGAAATTTCTAAGTGTGCGTCGAATGTAAATACGAGCCAAGTCCTGCAGATTCCTTACTGCACAGGGGgctataaaacacacacacacacaaaaaaaacataaaaagaaaaacatattattaATTTCTTCACAGAATAAAACATGTATTTCCTGGGGATGTTAGAAAACAGCAGGTATAAAAACTCTGACTTTCAAACTAACAAAAGATTTCAAGGTGTTTACTATGCCAAGCACCATTCTAAGCACTGAGGACAGTGGACAGTGCAGAAGTTTATATGTATAGATTTGGGTGTGATCCTTTGtatcttaataaaaattctttggaagggaaaaataagaacttATAAACAGATTACATGAGAATTAACTAGGTAGGTGACAAGAATAGAGAGATTTTACCCtacatatgttttatattttttgatgttgaaATAAATCTATTTAGAAAACCCAAATAAAGGCATATTTGAACAGATGCCCATCTATAAGCTCTAAAGCTGGTATGTGCATGTACACAAAGAGTTTCTATCTTTCTGTAAATCAATAATTAGAACTGGTTCATATGGAAAGGGCCACCAGAAATGCTGTAAAAAAACACCTGTTAACTCGAAGTAACATTAAAGATTTCTGTAAGTTATTGATGTTTACTTCTACCAAACGAATCAGAATTGGAACATACCCTTTCTGCTTCACTCTTATCTCCCACAGATCTATAAATGCATAAGCTCTAGACCTATATATTCTTCTTGGAAGCCTGCTCCAACAtcttatacataaataaattctcTAGTCCCCACCTAAAATTCATTTCTCCTAGTCTCcattactgtaaaaataaaactattatcaAGTACACTTCTCAAATAGCTaaactaaataaaacacaatCCTCCACAGTTGCACAGCATTAAAAAATCTtcatcattcatttttcatttctttacttctGGTTCTCTTTTTTCAATGCCTCCCGTCCAAACCTTTTTGTTATAACATTTGAAATCCTGCCATGTTTAGTTATTCATATATGATCTGTCTTTGTCGTTATTCTGTGAGCTCTAGGAGGGGAGGAGCTCCGGCATTTCCTCTTTGTGGCCCCCAAGGGGCCCTGTAGGACCAGCTTTGTATAGTACATCATCCTATACACAGCTCACAGTGTGCTTACTGTGTTCTTATGCCCTTATACACCATGCCCTCATGCCCTGGCCTATGCCCAATGACCAACTAGATACACCCTGTAATAGCAGATACGTTTTTTCAAAAAACCCAAAGGTAGGAGACCTAACTGATTCAAAGATCCCTTAGCACATATCTAttatatgtgaagaaataaacaatattttaaaaatttgtcttttttcaaCTCTACTGAAAcctgaaatgaaaaagaattccAGAGAGCCATATTGGGTATGTTCAGCTAGAaaccttttttttacttttcctcttcctgtttGGACCTGCCACCAACTATGTGAGGTAAAATCcgaaacaatataaaatttttgagTTCAAGTCCTATTTCTGCCAATGATTAGTTTTGTGAACCTGGTTAAGTACCAACAGGTATGAAATATGCTCCCTTATAtgttaaaatgtgtaaaataccACCTACTCTACCTCCCCAAACTGTTTATCAAGTTACTTAATATTCAGGCAACAACTATGTGTTAAAATATATGCCAAGTATTGGtaaagaattcatttattcatcatttaataCATAAGAGAAGATGATTTAGACTATTGAAACTCCTTAGTCTTATGGAGAGTATATATTTGGGGGAGAggtagattaaaaataattactaaaaacaaagcctaggaaatatgaaaaaaaacacCAATGATGTAGAAAATAATATGGGGTATAGCTACTTCCAACTACACAGTCCAAACAGTCTCCCTGTGGAAGACATGTCTGAGCTAGGATCTAAATGACATGAGGAAACAGCCATGTAAATATCTTAAGGCAAAGCAAACATGCTAAGCTCATTTGCCCTAAGAGGGAAATGAGCTTAGCATGTTCAAAGAGCTGAAAAAAGGCTAGTGTAGATAAAGTTTGGAGCAGGAAGAAAAGAGTAAGAGATACGATCATGCATGGTCTTGAAGGCCTTGGTAAAGAATGTGCGTTGTACTTGCCATGCAGCTATTGAAGGGTTTTAAGAAGGCAAAAGTTATAATGCAATGAAAATGACACTATGGCTTCTCTGTGGAGTAGACTGTacagagagggggcaggaggtcATCTGAAACACTCCTATAATCCAGTGAAATGTGACCACACTTCAATGGACACGGGAGTACCAGAGAGTGGCAATAAAGATGGAGAGAAGTggacaaatttaaaatacattttgaagatAGGATGAACAGAGACTGACTGTGGGAGATTTTTGACCAACTAGCAGATGCTAATGCCAATTATTAACATAACAAAGAGGAAGAATAAtttgggaagaagaaaataaaagatttattttgtttttgttaaatctGAAATCCAAAAtggaaatttttggaatagtaaCAACAGTGACATACCAGTCACCATTTCAATGTTTTATATGTAATAACTCAAGGCTAAATGAGGAAAGTGAAGTAGagaagaggttaaataacttgctcaagatcatgGAGATCTTAAGTGACATGAGTTAGAATCTGAATGCAAGCATTTGACTGAGAAATCTATGCTCCTTTCCTACCACCACTGATTCAAAAgagcataagcacccctatgttcattgcagcattatttacaatcgccaagatatggaagcagcctgagtgtccatcagtaggtgagttgataaaacaactatagggaatttacacaatggaatactactcagcatggacgaacctggagaacattattatgctaagtgaaataagccagttagagaaagacaaacaccatatgatttcattcacgtgtgaaatctaataaactaaactaaactaacaagcaaaacagtgacagattcatagagagcaggatgacatctAAGTGAATGGAACggacagaaagaatgaggaaaaaaggactcagggTGATTGCGAGGATAGTGgaatataagaggactaaatggtaatggaaaagatacaattaaaaaaaaaagatgactgtGGGACTCAGGGGGAAGGTCAGGGCTGGAGACAGAAGTGTGGGAGTCATCAGCCCACCATGACAGACAATGTCAGATAGCACCTAAGAGATTgcataaacagaaaagaaaggcatAAGCTCGAGTGAGCTCTGCAGAGGGCGAGGATGGAAAAAAATCTCTAAGAGTTTTGGACACTATAAAGGAGCTAAGAAATAGAAGCTATAATTAGTCTTCTCAGCTGGTCTTCACTATTCAACCTCTCTCACATTACGAATGATGTTCTCTTTTGACACCTTAATTTTGTTCTTCCTCTGCCAACACTAGCTACTATTCCAGGGACATTCTTACAATGATGAACCTTTCAATCCTAAACTGTCAGAATACCTGAACTTTATAAAGAAACAACTAGACCTAGAGCAGAAAAGGATTCAGATTTAactttaacagtttttaaaactcaGAAGTATTAAAATAGCATCCACATTGGCTTCATCTCCAAGTTATTCTGCATGATAACAGTAGCTTATAAGTAACTTTCAACCTTACCTATTCAAAAATCCCCAACATTTTCTACTCTCTGACACTCCCTTGTTTCTAATGCTTCCAGTTATAGATAAGGATTTAATGAACCGAACAATACTAATCCTGAGTGCcataaaatcttattttgaaTTGAAGTTTTCACTCTAGAATCACAATTAAGGTTATCGCTAATATTCACAAGAACTCTCCACTTGTTTCCCAAAAGACATTCTCTCTACAGATTTTATAAGAACTTAGCAGTCAGCACTTTCATCTTCATGGGTAAGCAAAGAGTGAAAAAGGCATTTTATTTAGGTCAAACCCCAAAACCAATTACTTTTGCCATTTTCCACCTATAAAAACAACTTCTATAGCTCAATGTGGTATAGCGCCATAATTTACAAAGTCAATTTTGTGCCttgtgatactgtgatttataagaaatgtaCATTTAGTTTTCCATTCCTGACACAATTGAAGTTTCCTAAATGATAATATCATAAAGGTGAAAAAAGTATCTTTTGTTGTACATAAAAAGTTCCACCTGAGTTTACATTTATAAGGTAAACCTTATAATAGGTTTATAAGGTTCCTTATAAGGTATTATAGTAGGTTCCTTATAATAGGTTTaccttataaatgtaaaaaaaagccTTTTGGTAAACCCCTAAAGATGCTgagctggttgccaggggaaacCAACTATGTAGAAAGCTTCTAGGCTGATGAACATGTGAAGGTGCTAGGAGGGTGGCATACTCTGAGAAGGCATGCTCTTAGTCATTCTCAACATACCTTGCCCTATACACCGAttccatctggctgtttctgagttGGATCTTCTTATAATAAGCTAATAATCTCATAAGTAAACTGTTTTCCTGGGCTCTGGGAGCCACTCTAACAAATGATCAAACTCTAGGAGGGGGTCATGGGAACTTAATTTATAGCCAGGCTGTCAGaaacacaggtgacaacctggagcTGCAATTGGTGTCTGAAGATAGAGGAGTAAAATGTTGTGTGACAAAGCCCTTAttaacctgtggggtctgtgTGAACACTGGTTAGTGTCAGAACTACAATAGATCATAAGGAACACCCTGCTGGTGTCCGCAAAGAACTGGAGAATTGCTCAGTGTGGAAAATTTCCACATCTGGAGTACAGAAGGATTGGTAGGTGGTAATATAGAGAAAATAGGGTTTTCCTTTAGCTGGCTGGTGTACCATTTTCTCCTTTACCTCTTCTAATGGGCCTGCCCTGAACCTTAAGTGGTGTATCATTATTCATAGAATATCttacaccaaaatatatatatatatttgcatatataaaaatatatattaaatgtatatacaacaacccaaaacttatgggacacagccaaggcagtcctgagggaagttcatagcgatacaggcccacctaaaaaagttagaaacatttcaaacaaacaacctaaccctatgtctacaagaactcgaggaacaacaacaaagacagcccagagcaagcagaaggaaggaaataaccaagatcagagcagaattaaatgacatagacactaaaagcacaattctaaagatcaatgaatccaagagttggttctttgaaaagataaacaaaatcgacaagcctttaagcagactcatcaagaaaaaaagagagaaaacccaaataaacacaatcagaaatgaaagaggagagattacaacagataccacagaaatacaaaggattgtaagaaattactacaaagagctgtatgccaagaaatttgaaaacctagatgaaatggacaaatttctagaaaaatataatcttccaaaactcaataaaatggaaacagaaagcctgaacaaaccaatgacagcaaaagaaattgaagcagtaatcaaaaaactcccaacacacaaaagccctggaccagatggtttcacaggagaattctacaaagcatttaaggaagaactaacacctatccttcacagactattccaaaaaatccaaaaagatggaagactcccaaattctttttatgaggccaacatcatcttaattccaaaaccagataaagacacaacaaagaaagaaaactacaggccaatatcactgatgaacattgacgctaaaatcctcaacaagatactggcaaaccgcatccaacagtacattaagaagatcatacaccatgaccaagtgggattcattccagggatgcaaggatggtacaatattcgcaaatcagtaaatgtaatacatcacataaacaaaagcaaagacaaaaaccacatgatcatatcaattgatgcagaaaaagcatttgataaggtacagcacccatttatgataaaaacactcagtaaagtgggaatagagggtgcattcctcaacataataaaggccatatatgagaaacctacagccaacattatactcaatgggcaaaaattaaaatcttttccacgaagaacaggaacaagacaaggatgtccactttcaccacttctattcaatatagtactggaagttctagccacagcaatcagacaagaaaaagaaataaaaggcatccaaatcggaaaggaggaaacaaaactgtcactctttgcagatgacatgatagtgtacatagaaaatcctgtagactccaccaaaaaactgcttgacctaataaatgaatttggtaaaacagcgggatacaaagtcaatatccagaaatcaaaggcatttctgtacaccaacaatgaaacagcagaagcagaaatcaagaaaaaaatcccatttgaaatagcaaaaagaaaaataaaatacctaggaataaacctaaccaaagaggtaaaagacctgtattcagaaaactacataacactgaggagagaaatcaaggaagacacaaacaaatggaaacatatgccgtgttcatggattggaagaattaatatcatcaaaatgtccatactaccaaaggcaatttacacattcaatgcaattcctattaaagtaccaatggcatatttcacagacatagaacaaacacttcaacaatttatatggaaccataaatgaccccgaatagctgctgcaattttgagaaagaagtgtcaagtaggagggatcacaatacctgacactaaactatactacaaggccactgtaatcaaaactgcctggtactggcataaaaacaggcacatggaccaatggaacagaacagagagcccagaaataaacccaagcctctacggtcaattaatatttgacaaaggaagcagcaacataaaatggaataaaaatagcctcttcaacaaatggtgttgggagaactggacagctacgtgaaaaaacatgaaactcgagcaccaacttacaccttatacaaaaatagattcaaggtggataaaagacttaaatataaagcgtgacaccattaaagtcctagaagagaacataggtaggaaaatctcagatatttcacgaagaaacttttttactgacttgtctcctagagcaagggacataaaggaaagaatatacaaatgggacctcatcaaaattaaaagcttttgcacagctaaagaaaacagtatcaaaataaaaagagaaccaactgtatgggaaaacatatttgccaatgatacctcagacaagggtttaatctccaaaatatataaagaacttacacgactccactctaagaagacaagtaacccaattaaaaaatgggcaaaggacttgaacagacacttctccaaggaggacatacagaggatccaaagacacatgaaatgatgctcaatatcgctagccatcagagagatgcagattaaaaccacaatgagataccacttcacaccagtcagaatggccatcataaacaaagcaacaaacaagtgttggagaggctgtggagaaagggggtccctagtgcactgttggtgggactacagactggtacaaccactatggaaagcagtttggaacttcctcagaaaactaaaaatggatctgccttttgacccagcaattccattgctgggactctatcctaagaatactaaaacaccaattcaaaagaacctttgcactccgatgttcatagcagcacaattcacaatagctaggtgctggaagcaacctagatgcccatcagtaaatgaatggatcaaaaaactatggtacatttacacagcggaattctatgcagcagaaagaaagaaggagttcataccctttgcaacagcatggatggagctagaaagcattatgctaagcgaaacaagccaggcagtgaaagacaaataccacatgatatcacctttaacaggaatctaaacaacaaaacaaaaaaaaaactagcaaaatataaccaaagacactgaaataggggatagtctgacagtggccagaggggagagaagagggaatttcaggggggaatgggtagggtttacaggagcaaatttggaggacacatggacaaaaactaggggtcgggggtaatgggggggaagaggggagggttgggtgggtgggctggaatgggagtaggggggagaaagctgtacttgaacaatgatgaaaataaaaaaaatttttaaaaaatgtatatataatgtgtaatatatataaatttaatgtgtattttatacatattatacacTAAATATGTAGTatgtatattaaaacattttatatatttgtatacataaaatacatattaaatgtatatatctgattttaatttgaataaaaatcagTGATGAAACTGAGGAACAGTTGTAACTACATTTTAGTTAGCTGTTCATATGAGCAGTTTCatagctataaaatatatttggtaaaGAATttgcacatgtatttttttaagtttttctgtttgtactaacattttttcataatttaactCCCTATAATTATGAAATGTTCTCTGAACagaaagctatttatttatttttatcctcaccggaggatattttttcattgtgtttggagaagagaggaagggagagacaaacacAGATGCTACAGAaaagcactgattggttgcctcacacatgcACCCAGACCAGAGATCATACACTCTGGGATGGGTGACCAAACTCACAATGCAGGGTACATACCctcactaggaatcaaacccacagccctttggttcagagcattgagccacaccattcaATGTCAGAAGCtatttaaacaaaaggaaaacttgtTCTTATTCTCCATATATCCTATTAAACTttgataaataattttctttttttttcattctgtgaaCATTACTATAtgaagttttttatttctgattcatttttataAGTTGCTCTTGGTaccaatgatttttttctctttattttagactttcaagtatatataaaaagagaGGCAATTGTATAATGAACCCCACATACCTGGACAGTCAGCTTCAACAATTATCCTTTATGGCTGATCTTGCTGCATCATCCATTTCCTCTTCCCATCCCCACccagattatttttataaaaaatttatgcAGATCATTTATACAAACATATTTCAGAAGTatgatggattttttaaaaatttacactcttcccccattttattgttttccatcaAAGTTATTCCTACTTTACATTCGTAGTTACAAATGTGAATCAACCCAACCAGTAGATCTTATCAACTATATTGATCTATTTGTGTTGATAAccttaaaaatgaagaacaaaattgcTCATTTAAAGAATATCATCATctatgcatttataaaatatgttactataaaaacacatttacaaCCAAGACTCTTTTAAAGGAAACTAAACTAGAAAAACTGtcagataaaaacagaaatactgAGGGTTATAGTATTGTCAGTTACAAAGTAAAACACTTATATAGTTGtagatttacaatagccaagtgctggaagcaacctacatgcccatcagtaaataatggatcaaaaaactatagtacatttacatgatgaaatactacacagcaggaagaaaagaaaggcactCCTACcgtttgcgacagcatggatggatctggagagcattatactaagtgaaataagccaggtagtgaaagacaaataccatatgatctcatctataagtggaacctactcaacaagacaaacaagcaagcaaaatagaaccagaaaacactgaaattaagaacaaactgacagtaaccagaggggagatgggaggggaaaaaggggggaaaagtgaggagggttttcaggaacatgtataaaggacacatggacaaagccaaagtgaaagcggggtaggatcgagggtagA
This DNA window, taken from Phyllostomus discolor isolate MPI-MPIP mPhyDis1 chromosome 7, mPhyDis1.pri.v3, whole genome shotgun sequence, encodes the following:
- the PCMTD1 gene encoding protein-L-isoaspartate O-methyltransferase domain-containing protein 1 isoform X2 → MKILLKVGGILVMPIEDQLTQIMRTGQNTWESKNILAVSFAPLVQPSKNDNGKPDSVGLPPCAVRNLQDLARIYIRRTLRNFINDEMQAKGIPQRAPPKRKRKRVKQRINTYVFVGNQLIPQPLDSEEDEKMEEDNKEEEEKDHSEAMKPEEPPQNLLREKIMKLPLPESLKAYLTYFRDK